Proteins encoded in a region of the Anopheles aquasalis chromosome 2, idAnoAquaMG_Q_19, whole genome shotgun sequence genome:
- the LOC126569816 gene encoding lysM and putative peptidoglycan-binding domain-containing protein 2 isoform X2 produces MEDETMFGEKQSIRESARSLKKYGSISGGSRSPATAALSTDALIRHEVERTDTLQGLALKYGCSMEQIRRINRLLPTDTIFLRPFLMVPVAKDSPHYPKDPDAIIRPNTLAARAATMAAPLGGAGASGSTNSIVNNHNNNNNNNHHHHHHTASSSISSDDNGYEGSPLVASPEEESRKNLEEFLGKIDSSIATTRKCIAEVQRNSDFVTSSQSDDNLFISSSSGAASGSGSSGYYSKPRAYSNASSSSSISSYQQYHYHLPSSGAAGATTNHHKRQSSSGSAASDTSQLIVMTQGKRVQSSLQKLERQQDELFEL; encoded by the exons ATGGAAGATGAGACCATGTTTGGCGAGAAGCAATCGATAAGGGAGTCGGCACGCTCGCTCAAGAAGTACGGCAGCATATCCGGTGGTAGCCGCAGCCCCGCAACAGCCGCCTTATCGACGGATGCGCTCATCCGGCATGAAGTCGAGCGAACGGATACGCTACAAGGCCTTGCCCTAAAATATGGGTGCAGT ATGGAACAAATCCGGCGCATCAATAGGTTACTACCGACGGATACCATCTTCCTACGACCGTTCCTTATGGTACCGGTGGCGAAGGACTCACCGCACTACCCGAAAGATCCCGATGCAATCATACGTCCAAACACTCTAGCAGCCCGTGCCGCTACCATGGCGGCACCGCTCGGAGGTGCAGGTGCCAGTGGAAGCACAAACAGCATCGTCAATAatcacaataacaacaacaacaataaccaccaccaccatcaccacacggccagcagcagcatcagctcggACGATAACGGCTACGAAGGGTCACCGCTGGTCGCGTCGCCAGAGGAGGAAAGCCGTAAAAATCTGGAAGAATTCCTGGGCAAAATCGATAGCTCGATAGCGACCACCCGGAAGTGCATTGCGGAGGTGCAGCGCAACAGTGACTTCGTGACCAGCAGTCAGAGCGACGACAACCTGTTCATCTCCTCATCTTCCGGTGCGGCGAGCGGGAGTGGCAGCAGTGGCTACTACTCGAAACCGCGTGCCTACTCGAACgcatcatcctcgtcctcgataTCGTCCTATCAGCAGTACCACTATCATCTGCCGAGCTCGGGTGCGGCCGGCGCGACAACGAACCACCATAAGCGGCAAAGTTCCTCGGGCAGTGCAGCGTCCGACACTAGCCAACTGATTGTGATGACGCAGGGCAAACGTGTCCAGAGCTCGCTGCAAAAGCTCGAACGCCAGCAGGACGAACTGTTCGAGTTGTAG
- the LOC126569816 gene encoding lysM and putative peptidoglycan-binding domain-containing protein 1 isoform X1: MSLETMNDLMKKYKNWRSYVKFAKLVSDGGMEDETMFGEKQSIRESARSLKKYGSISGGSRSPATAALSTDALIRHEVERTDTLQGLALKYGCSMEQIRRINRLLPTDTIFLRPFLMVPVAKDSPHYPKDPDAIIRPNTLAARAATMAAPLGGAGASGSTNSIVNNHNNNNNNNHHHHHHTASSSISSDDNGYEGSPLVASPEEESRKNLEEFLGKIDSSIATTRKCIAEVQRNSDFVTSSQSDDNLFISSSSGAASGSGSSGYYSKPRAYSNASSSSSISSYQQYHYHLPSSGAAGATTNHHKRQSSSGSAASDTSQLIVMTQGKRVQSSLQKLERQQDELFEL, encoded by the exons ATGAGTCTCGAAACGATGAATGATCTGAtgaaaaagtacaaaaacTGGAGATCGTACGTCAAG TTCGCGAAGTTGGTGTCAGACGGCGGAATGGAAGATGAGACCATGTTTGGCGAGAAGCAATCGATAAGGGAGTCGGCACGCTCGCTCAAGAAGTACGGCAGCATATCCGGTGGTAGCCGCAGCCCCGCAACAGCCGCCTTATCGACGGATGCGCTCATCCGGCATGAAGTCGAGCGAACGGATACGCTACAAGGCCTTGCCCTAAAATATGGGTGCAGT ATGGAACAAATCCGGCGCATCAATAGGTTACTACCGACGGATACCATCTTCCTACGACCGTTCCTTATGGTACCGGTGGCGAAGGACTCACCGCACTACCCGAAAGATCCCGATGCAATCATACGTCCAAACACTCTAGCAGCCCGTGCCGCTACCATGGCGGCACCGCTCGGAGGTGCAGGTGCCAGTGGAAGCACAAACAGCATCGTCAATAatcacaataacaacaacaacaataaccaccaccaccatcaccacacggccagcagcagcatcagctcggACGATAACGGCTACGAAGGGTCACCGCTGGTCGCGTCGCCAGAGGAGGAAAGCCGTAAAAATCTGGAAGAATTCCTGGGCAAAATCGATAGCTCGATAGCGACCACCCGGAAGTGCATTGCGGAGGTGCAGCGCAACAGTGACTTCGTGACCAGCAGTCAGAGCGACGACAACCTGTTCATCTCCTCATCTTCCGGTGCGGCGAGCGGGAGTGGCAGCAGTGGCTACTACTCGAAACCGCGTGCCTACTCGAACgcatcatcctcgtcctcgataTCGTCCTATCAGCAGTACCACTATCATCTGCCGAGCTCGGGTGCGGCCGGCGCGACAACGAACCACCATAAGCGGCAAAGTTCCTCGGGCAGTGCAGCGTCCGACACTAGCCAACTGATTGTGATGACGCAGGGCAAACGTGTCCAGAGCTCGCTGCAAAAGCTCGAACGCCAGCAGGACGAACTGTTCGAGTTGTAG
- the LOC126569831 gene encoding transcription initiation factor IIA subunit 2, producing the protein MSYQLYRNTTLGCMLQETLDEMLQYGQITPHLSGRVLIQFDKSINAALSNRVKSRVTFKAAKLNTYRFCDNVWTLMLNDVEFREVHEFAKVDKVKIVACDGKNVPITDEPNRTDR; encoded by the exons ATGTCTTATCAGCTGTACCGCAACACGACCCTGGGCTGTATGCTGCAGGAAACGCTCGACGAGATGCTTCAG TATGGACAAATTACGCCTCATCTTTCCGGCCGGGTGTTGATACAGTTCGACAAATCGATCAATGCGGCCCTCTCGAACCGCGTCAAGTCGCGGGTCACGTTTAAGGCGGCCAAACTGAACACCTACCGCTTCTGCGATAACGTCTGGACGCTGATGCTGAACGACGTCGAGTTCCGGGAGGTGCACGAGTTCGCCAAGGTAGACAAAGTCAAGATTGTCGCCTGCGATGGCAAAA ACGTACCAATCACCgacgaaccaaaccgaacagaTCGATAG